Below is a window of Rodentibacter sp. JRC1 DNA.
GCGTTGATGCCAAGGCACTTGAAGCATCCATTCCACATAACTGCGCAACACTGTGGCTTCCGCCGACATTGCGGACATCATTTTGAGTTTTTGTAATTCGTTTTCTACTTTCTCACGAACGTCCGCAGGCATTCCCGCCGCCTCAACTTTTTGACGAAGTTGTTCAACTTCATCAAGCGTATCTTCACTTTCGCCCTCTCCCATTTCTTTGCGAATCGCTTTAATTTGTTCGCTCAAGTAATAGTTACGCTGGCTTTTCTCCATTTGTTTTTTCACACGGCTACGAATGCGTTTTTCCACTTGTAGAATATCCGCTTCCGATTCCATCATACCAAGCAAATATTCTAAACGTGCTTGCACATCAGCAAGCTCTAATACGTTTTGCTTATGGCGAACCGTTACCGGCAAATGCGCTGCCATCGTATCCGCTAAGCGATCCGCCTCTTCAATACGTTGAAGCGCACTTAATACATCAGCGGGTACTTTTTTATTTAAGGTAAGATAGTTTTCAAACTCTGCCAGTACCGCTGTTTTCACCACGTTTACTTCTTGTTCATCGCCATAGGTGGACTCAATCGGAGTAATTTGGGCAGAAAAGAAATTTTCGCCTTCTTCCAAACTGTTAATTTTTGCGCGTTGTTGACCTTCCACCAATACTTTCACCGTACCATCCGGCAATTTCAATAACTGGATAATATTGGCAATCGTCCCCACATCAAATACGTCATCAACCGTCGGTTCTTCTAAATCCGCTTGTTTTTGTGAAACTAAAAGGAGCTGTTTATCTTCATTCATCGCCTCTTCAAGTGCATTGATAGATTTTGCCCGCCCCACAAAAAGCGGCATTACCATATAAGGGAAAACCACGACATCGCGTAACGGCAATACGGGCATCGTGCGTTGTGTTTTTTTGGCTTTCATATTTTCTCTCTAATCTGTCTTCGTAATTTGGGGATATATGGGGGTTGGGTGAATAAATTCAAGGGAAACGAGCGATAAAAGTGCGGTCAAAAATAACCGCACTTTTGTTGAAAAGCTAAAGAATTTCCAGTAATTTGCCAAAATCGTCAAATACCCAATCCGGGTCGGATTCGTTGATAGGAATATTATAGTTATAGCCATAGGTTAACCCCACCACCGCACAACCCGCCGCATGTGCGGCAATAATGTCATTTTTGGAATCACCGACAAATAACACTTGGCGTGGCTCAAGCCCAAACTTTCCGCATAAATAATAAAGCGGCCCCGGATGCGGCTTAATTGCAGGTAAAGATTGACCGCCTAAGGTTTCGCTAAATAAGTGATCAATACCAAATGCGGATAACACCGGTTGAACGTGTTTAGTCGGTTTATTGGTAACAACGGCAAGAGTATAACCTTTAGCTTTTAAGGCTTCTAGGGTTTCTTTTACATTAGGATATAAATGACTGATATTACAGAGGTTTTCACCATAATAGTGACTAAAACGAGCTTTTACCGTTTCGATTTCCGCCTCGCTTAGCGTTCTACCTGTTTGCTCATAAGCCCATTCTAAAGCACGTGCAATAAGTACCGGTGCACCATTGCCGATCCAAGTTAATACCAATGCTTCTGAGGCTTGCGGTAAATCCAACTCCGCTAAAGCGGAATTCACGGACAAGGCTAAGTCCGGCAAGCTATTAACTAAAGTACCGTCCAAATCAAAGCCGATAAGTTTAAATTGTGTGTTCATTATTTTTCTATTTCCTTGTAAATCAGTCAAAAAAGGCGTGATATTTATTCACCACAAACCGTTTCGAGTTGTTGTCTCATTTGATCAATCACCTGTTTGTAATCAGGTTGGTCAAAAATGGCCGAACCGGCAACAAACATATCTGCACCGGCTGCTGCAATTTCCGCAATATTGTTGATTTTTACGCCGCCATCCACTTCAAGACGAATATCTAAGCCGCTATCATCAATTATTTTGCGTACTTGTTGTAATTTTTTCAGTGTGGACGGAATGAAAGATTGCCCGCCAAATCCCGGATTTACCGACATCAATAAAATCAAATCCACTTTATCCAATACGTAATCCAAATAGCTCAACGGCGTTGCCGGATTAAACACTAAGCCGGATTTACAACCGTGATCTCGAATAAGCTGCAATGTACGATCAATATGTTCTGAAGCTTCCGGATGAAAACTAATATAATTGGCACCGGCTTTCGCGAAATCAGGAATAATTCTATCCACCGGTTTTACCATTAAATGAACGTCAATCGGTGCGGTAATTCCGTAATCACGCAAAGCTTTACACACGACGGGGCCGAAAGTGAGGTTCGGCACATAATGATTATCCATAACATCAAAATGAATCACATCCGCACCGGCATTCAATACATTTTGTACATCATCACCAAGGCGGGCAAGATCGGCAGAAAGAATTGAGGGAGCAATAAGATAAGGTTTCATAGTCATCTCCAAAAGATAGTAATCACTCTAGTTTACTACGTTAAGGTATAAATTGCCTTGATTATTTCTTGGAAAACACCGAAAAAAACAACCGCACTTTGTTTCCTTTCCGAATAAAACAAAGTGCGGTCGGTTTTTTAAGAAATTTTATTTATTCACTTGGCTGCCAATCAAACCACCTAATGCCGCCCCACCTAATGTTGTTGCCGCATTGCCTTTAATCATATAGCCGGCGGCACCACCAATTGCAGCCCCCACCGCGGTATTTTTTTGGCTACGGCTCATATTTCCGCAAGCTGCTAATGAAACGGCCGTCATACCAATAATCAACGATTTTGTGATTAACTTCATAGGATTTCTCCGTGTAAAACTAAAAACTATCAACAGCGATAGCGTTCTGTAAGACAAACCCGACCGAATAAAAGTTCATAAAAATAATCTCATCGTGATGAGAGCAAAATAGGAGAGGAATTTCAATGATCTAAAATTACCGTGATCACTTTTAAATATTCAATGGCAAGACGCTGCTG
It encodes the following:
- a CDS encoding phosphoglycolate phosphatase, which produces MNTQFKLIGFDLDGTLVNSLPDLALSVNSALAELDLPQASEALVLTWIGNGAPVLIARALEWAYEQTGRTLSEAEIETVKARFSHYYGENLCNISHLYPNVKETLEALKAKGYTLAVVTNKPTKHVQPVLSAFGIDHLFSETLGGQSLPAIKPHPGPLYYLCGKFGLEPRQVLFVGDSKNDIIAAHAAGCAVVGLTYGYNYNIPINESDPDWVFDDFGKLLEIL
- the rpe gene encoding ribulose-phosphate 3-epimerase, yielding MKPYLIAPSILSADLARLGDDVQNVLNAGADVIHFDVMDNHYVPNLTFGPVVCKALRDYGITAPIDVHLMVKPVDRIIPDFAKAGANYISFHPEASEHIDRTLQLIRDHGCKSGLVFNPATPLSYLDYVLDKVDLILLMSVNPGFGGQSFIPSTLKKLQQVRKIIDDSGLDIRLEVDGGVKINNIAEIAAAGADMFVAGSAIFDQPDYKQVIDQMRQQLETVCGE